The genomic interval ataattttttattgtcaaatgatataatttataattatataatatatagatccgtacCCCCTATCCTAAATTTTAGAGATTGTACGTATTACCGTATCCGTGTCCGTAACGTATCAGTGTCCGTGACGTATCAGTGTCCGTGACGTATCAGTGTCCGTGACGTATCAGTGTCCGTGACGTATCAGTGTCTCTGCCAGTATTTTTGCTACATACCTTATAAaccttataaattaattattttctggTAGAAATTCAAGATAATGGAGATAAACAATCAGAAGCTTCTAtacatgtttttaattataataataaattaaaatatgacaTTTACTCTATTTCTTTCCCACTAAACAATTCTAATTTAACTTATCTTATTTTTTGACTTCCTTTATTTCCTAAAATGTgagttataattataaaaaaaattagctccaaaaaagaaaaagaggttGAGAAAGTTGATTTTCAGTCACGGGTTTGCGATGTGCCTCGCAACCACGCCACAGTAGAGAGTATGTGGCACACCACACATTCCGAATATTCCACACCACCTGTTTGAATAATTCCCTTTCAAGCTTCCACACCACACCACGCCACACACACACCCTCATTGTTCACTTCAAATTTCATCACACATAAAACCAAAccttctctctcttctctctatTCGTCTGAATCAGAATCTTCCATTTCTTTTCATGGCTTATTGTTCACCTTTCTGCATATTTCTCTCATCCTCCTTCTCTCCCAATTCCGTTCCCTTCAATTCTCATTTCCATTCCATCACCTAACACTCTCCAACGCTCTCCTCTCCACCCAACACAACACCGTTGGAGCCGTTACCGTTATGGGAAAGCGTAAGAACTCATAACCATATCCTGTTATATCGCATTTTCTAGGGTTTATTCCTCATCTTAATTATCCGATCCATCGCGTATTAATTGAAACTGCTTAGTTTATTAACTCACTAATTAATATGAGAATGTTAAGTGCTGTTATTATGACTTCGCGGCGAATGAATGAAGTTGTTGGTTGTTTTTGTGGTGTGTTTTGGTTATGTATGAGTAGGTAATTCTCAACGTAAAAGTGCTGCAATGTTGGATAGCGACGATGATAGTAGTAGTGTGAGTTCGTCGTCAACTTCGCGAACTGATCACGTCTCCGTCTCAGGGAACGAAGAAGTGCTCGTCGATCAAGATGCTCTCCTCGATCAAGCTCTCGATTCCTTGGATGAGAAAAGGTGCTTGCATTAGTGTTTACCACTGCAATTTCCAAATCTAAAATTATAACAAGTTTTATTTTACGAGTAAACTCAACTAATGGAAAATCTTCATGGATATGACTTTTAAACTAGTTAGTTATCATTAAATTCAACGAACTTACTGCACAGGATGGTTTATGGTGTAAAAGATTTTTACACTATCAGTGCATGTATAAATTTTGTTCGCTTTTGGAAATAAAGGAGTTCCACGAGGGAGAGAGCATTGTCGGTGATCGTCGGGGCATTCAGTAGCAACTTGCAGCATCAGTTTGTGGATAAGAAGTAAGCAACTATCGAATTTTACATTATTCAACCGTCTGCTTCTTTCTTTTGTATCATTTATTTACCTGATTGCATTGCATGTGTTACAATTTGCCTAAGCAACATAAAGAAAATTGATACATGTGCTTTGTCCAACCTAGCCACATGTCTTGTATTGTAGTCTTCCCGTTTACTAGTAGCAAGCTCTTCTTTGGCCTTAAGAGGATAgcttttactttgagttaaactatattttgattGTGTGTCTAGAGATATGGTTAAATAGAGTATATAAGTAGCAAAAAATCTTACCTTATAAGCcaattttgtaaggttgagtgAGTCGACATTTCCTTTCTAAGAGATTGCATAGAAATAATGAAGTCAACTTGGGGAAGTCAGGAAGCTCAATTTAGTTCTGAAGGCCGAAATTGATTTATCAGTGTTTTTTTAACGGGTGTGGTGTGGCTATTGTCCCTTTCAATTGGCTATTCACATCCCACACTGCTCACttttcattaataatttatcatGTAGTTGACAGAATTTAAGAAATTGCCATGAAAAGTATGTAGTGTAGAGTATGAATGAGTAGGTTTTGGAGTTCCAATAGCCCCACCCCTGTTTACTTGCCGaaaatgaaattgattgaaaaagTGCTAAAGTACACTCCTTGTATATTGAACAGAAACTGTTTCCTGTTTTGATGACCAAACGCTAAAAGATAAATAGTATCCTTTGCTGCTTAAATTTCCTTCTTTAGACTTTTATGTCTAGAAATTTCAATATTTCTGTCTTATCAAATTCACAACCAAGTTGTCAATTAATTTCAGTGTTTCAGTCTAGTAATGATGCTTAATGCCTTTGTGTTTTATGCTGTGTTCCTAAATCTTATCATTATTTCTAATATACTTACTTTGTCAACTGGCTGGTTTGTGTGCAAAACTATATTAAcctgaaaaaaaatgttatatgtttcccatatatatcttttatctttcaATAGGATGGTTACTACTGGATAGTATCAATGTCAAAATGTATTTATGTTGATTACAGAGATGTTATATCTTGGCCTGGCCATTGGTTTATTTATCTCAATAATTATGATGTTTCTAACTTTGACGTCCTTTCCTCCATCAGATTTGCTACTTTATTGCATTCGTGTCTTGCTTCAATAAAAAAGGGATCCAAAAAGGCATCTGCAGAGGAGATTGCTTTGGCATCACATGCCATTGGTAAGATGTGGATCATTTTATGAATGTTTAATGTTGCATTCATATAATGATATAATTAAACATATATGTTGATTATTTTGTAGGTTTACTGTCCTTGACTATTGGATGTGGTGATAATCGTTCACGGGAAATATTTGAGGAAACAGCTCGTCCTCTTGATGAATTTCTCACATCTAAATCAAATTTGACAAAAATTCCTTCAGTAAGTATTAGCAAGATATAGATTGTTTTGTTGTTATCCTAGCTTTTGTTCTCTGTTGTAAATTGGGGCCATGAAGACCAAGCCCATTAGGCTTTCAGAAGTCAGTTTTCGTTGTGTTTCTGTTTCTAATCAGTTGTAACTAATCATTACAGTTTCAATTGATTCTAGAAGTATATATAAACTCTGGACAAGCTCTCAGTGGTTAGATATCAAAATACCAAAGATTTCACAATACTCTCAACTTTCTCTCACTTTCTCATGTTTTACTTTCTCATGAATTTTAACAGTAAGTAGGAGTTTGGATATTTTGGAAAGTCTTCTGTACTCAAAATTTGCCTTATGGTTCATTAGAGACTCTGATTCTGAATCTTCTCTCTTCAATGccatttatttttatagttgCTGGAATGCTTGGCTATAATCACTTTTGTTGGTGGGAATGAAGAGGATACAGAGAGATCAATGGACATACTGTGGCGAGTGATTCATCCCAGATTAGGTTCCAATGTAGGCATTTATTTCAATTATACTTGTTagttttatttctattatgcTTATCAATCCAAAGTGTTATGCGTTCTCTACTACTAATTGTTTTACTTTCAAGTATTATTTAACTTTTCTACCTTAAATTTACTGTCTTAGCTATTTTGTTGTTTAGGTAGTCGCAGTCAAACCTTCTGCTCCATTAATAACTGCTGTGGTATCTGCTTGGTCCTTTCTCCTATCTACAATGAGCGAGTTGAAGCTAAATTCTAAAAATTGGCAAAAGTAAGCTGTCCTGTTTCTATGTATCCATTTTCATTTAATCCTGCACTAGCTTTTGGTATTGCAAAAAGTGCATAACTTGCACTTTTACTTGGCTTAGTTATCTAAGTTCTACAGATGACCAGGGACTGCAGTTAGTTGGATTTTCCCTCATAAAAACCAACCCTGAGTGCATTTCAGATCTGCATTCTAGACTTCTGAATAATATCACCTAGTTCTTGACTCATTTCTTCGTTGCTATTGGGAAAAGAACTAAGAGCCTCTGTGTGCATTCATTTTTATAGTTGACATGCAGTTTGGCAATCTAAATTTTTTTGGACCTGTTTGTTATAAAAGCAGGTGTACTAGGATTTGATTACCAAAAGGTTGACTGAAAGTTTAAGTGGGGACAGGGAGGATGAAATTGTGTTATGAAGGATTATGCATGCCTATAATTTTTCTCCCATGGAACTTGGAGTAACATAGGTACTGAGGGCAGGGAAAATgttaaaagaattattaaattaaagataTATTAAGGATCAGTTTAGATGATGTAATTCAAACGACTGGTTAGagttttaatacttttttcaatGTTATCCATATGGGATATGGTTCTAAATTATGAATTCTATCTTTGGGTTGTGTACATCTTAGAATTAAAATTCTAAGTTTCACAGTGTAAAAGTTTTTCCGTCCAATGTATGGCCATATATGGTGCAGTTATTGACTtctacaataattattttaaaagtcaGGTGTGGGATGCATTCAGTTTCTTGTTTTTTGGGTTGAGcacaattttaatttcatagtCTGTGTAGTATTCACAATTTCTTAGGGTGGTGAGTAAGTGCATGGATTAGAGTTTGCCAAAACTGATTTTGGATAaactttattttagaaatttgatTCTGATGAGAAGTGTGGTTGAGggaattgatttttgtttggaAATATTGAGGTGAAACGTGATTATAATACATCAAATGTTGTGTTgatcaaaatcactttttgttGTAATGATTAATATGGGCACAGAAATATTGTTAAAGTAAGGACATAATATTTAAGCATGATGATATTTTTATCAATACATGTTGAACAGGATTTTCCTTTTCCACAAAAATGTTGCTTTTGTCGTGGTGCAACAAAACCATGGTTTTGATCTATAATCAATTTTGTTCAAAGATTGCTTATAATATTCAGAACCTTTTATGTGATTCTCCGTTATTAAAACACGTAGCCAAAATTGCAATAAGAATTGAAAAGGGCCCCAGTCATCATTTTGTATCTCTAGGAATTGTCACGAGTTATGATTCTAATTCTTAAAGGACTCccttaacataattaaaattaagattcAAATTCAATTCCAAGCTCAAATTCCTAACtcctaatttaattaaattgaatCTTGACTATGTTTTATGCTTGTTTATTGTCTGGGATCCAAATAATTGATTTTGTTGTTAATGCAGTTCAATATCTTATTTATCAAGTCTTCTAGACAAGGAAGACCGGCCTGTGCGTATTGCTGCTGGTGAAGCACTGGCTGTAATTTTTGAGAATGGAATTATAGAGAAATTTTCTACTGATTCTAAGGGTGCAAGTGAAATGATTCGAGAAGGGATTAACCTGCAGGAAAGTTACACCCATTTACAAGGATTGAAAGGGAAGGTCATCAATCAAGTGAAAAACCTTTCTGTTGAGGCTGGTGGAAAAGGTTCTGCTAAGAAAGATCTTAATAATCAGAGGAACTTGTTCCGAGATATTGTGGAATTTTTTGAGGTACTTGAGTTGCCTTTCTGATTAATTGTAATTTATATTCTAAGTCTTGTGACCTAAAGATCATTGGTTCAAATCCTGTAAACAGCCTCTCCAGTTGTAGGGTTATTGCATGTGGAACACATGCTTCTTTACTGACTTTAATACCTTGTGTTACCAGTATGGTTACTCTCCTGAAATTTCTGTGAAAATTGGTGGTGATTCACTGCAGACATCTTCATGGTCCCAGATGATACaggtttttatatattttttcattaatctATTTTTCTGACAAAAGGTTCCCTTTCTGTGTTAAATTTTAACATACATCTTTTGCAGTTGAACTTTCTCAAGCACTTTTTAGGGGGAGGATTCATCAAGCATATGCAGGTTGGCTTTCTCTTGTCACTTTTGAACAATAACATGTTAGTTTTGctgaaaaaacttatttatttcgGTGGTTACATTGTTTCCCTTTCTCCCTTGGCAAATTAGGAAAATGTGTTCCTTCAAGATGTATTTAATTTCACACCAAAGAGAAGATATCTTAATAACAATGAACATCGGATGTCTAGCGGTGAAAAGGTTGGCTTCTATTACTGATTTTGCTTAACTGTGATGTGTTTTTGTTACTGAAGGTCGTCTTATCTGTTTGCTACTCTCACATgttatatacttatttttttcctGTTTCTTGTCATTGTGTACTTATCTGCATTATTGACCCTCTTGCAGAGAATGTTCAAGTCTCCGAATTCAGTTCAGAACAAGACTAGGACACAATTACTTAATAAGCAACGGTTGTTATCTGAGGTTGGTATTCTTGCCATGTAACGATCTTAAGAGCATTCGTGTTTGATACAAACTAGTTTTCTCTATCTATTTCTCTATACTGTTTATTACACAAGGAACCAAATTTTCTGGCCATAATCATGCTTTGCCATTTACGTAATCATCTTAATATTCACACCGTGCTGAATTTTGTTCCCTTTATTTCCTCTTCTGATAAACTACAGGGCCGAAACTTGGGTCACTACGCAACCAGTATGGTTGACGACGAGGCGTTTTGAGCTGGATATGTAATTATTAGCAGGGATTGTGTTCATTTCATGATTCGATCATTaattttatactttattattttcttcactCCAGCCCTTTTGAATTAATGGCTAGGAAAATTATTTCTGCACACTATGCCAGTTTCACATGACATATATATGCCAAAATAACATCGTATGCATGTTCTTAATTAAACACTCAAATTTTACATTGTAACGAACTTGTTAACTGTTTATCCCAAAAAGAACTGATCTGGTTAGCTTGCTTATTATTATTCTAATGCAATAAAATAAGTGTTCCTAGGTTTCCCCTTTATTTTAGTTTCAATTGGAAGACGGCAGAGTTTATCTTCAAATAGatttaaatacttaaaaatgGCGAGTTAAAGCAAATTAATACAATAGTGATATTAAAGATAAACCCATCCAATATTAATAATGCCAGtataaatatattgtttataatttttgtttaattttaatagttttgtttaatgaaaaagaaagagttAAAAAGAAGTTTCACTCCTGTAAGTAAATTTATGGGCTTGAGTTGTTAATCCAAACTCTAGTTTGTGAGAAAATTTGGAAAATGCGTTGAAGCTGTAAAGTATGAAGGGTGAGAGAGAAGGAAGGTGACATAACAGAAGCATGTGTTGTGTGTGAGTATGAGAAAGAGAGAAGGAAGGTGACATAACAGAAGCATGTGTTGTGTGTGAGTATGAGAAAGTGGCTGGTTGCTGAAGGAATCTCGGCTGCAGAAACGACAAAACTAAAGCTAAAGCAAAAGAAAtgctttattattattattttaaatattaataatacacttttaacactttttttataatattaataatacacttttaacactttttttataattatattttattaaaactcACAGTTTATATAATCAATCTCTTTTACATTGATTCTCTTGGTAGATTCCCGCAAAATGAGGTCCATGTGAATGGGTTCCTTTTGAAGGATTTGTCCATGTGCCTCCCTTTGAATCTCCTGCCAACCATCATTGCTTATCTAACTTTTGAAAATTCTAATTCACTctctataaaatattaaaaacatcaCCACTTATCATCATCTTCTCAACCATTTTTCAACAAAATTCAGcccaaaatttatttaaattttgtatccAGTTCTTTAACTTTCTAGAAGATAACTAATTTGTCAAATTGCCTTTTGAATTCTATTTGTTAAAATGATGTTTTTAATCTTCATCTCATCATTTGGAATGGTTAGGGCCATTTAGGATAATTTTTAATTGCAAGTttgactttaaaaaaataacaaccaTTTCTTTCAAAgttaaataacaactaattttaaggtttttcttctatttttttagttttaaaataggTTACgcactttaaaaataaatttaaattcaaaaaactTATGAAGTtattaataatcataattactaaagaaaacaatttagatataacttttaaaagttttttataCTATCATCTAAGATTTAAGGCATATgatataatagtttttttttatcgattgacaatgtatatttttaataataataataataataataattcataaaaaaaaactcaattatTGCATGATAATTTTCCTAGACAGTGCTCACACCATATATTCCCTTTAATCATAAGATGGAATTCAATATAAAATTACGCAACTTTTTTAACTGATTCAAAGTTTGCAGGTCATGCATGCATGCACACATAATTTATCAGATCTTAgtttgttataattttaaagacgtatactttattatattatattatatatatagtttgtttataaataaaaatcatattaacatctctaaaattaaaagtttaagAGTGATTAAAATTCTTTTTACACATACACATGTTAATAAATTACAGTTAAAAAATAACCAAAACTGACAGTCAAACAGTCAATAATTAGAGATACAATTTCTTATAACAAATGAATGGTAgtattaaaaatagtaatttagaaataatttttttaagaaatttttatttttcagaaattaactAAGTGTGATTAAACTGTAACATCACACTCTCGGATATAGGATACGAAAGTCATCAAATATTAATTTGTATCATAGCACGATAATTAAGAGAGGTGTGTCCTAATTTATCCGCTAATCTCGTTAATTTCAAAAAGTGACATTCAATTCTCAGCaaaaacaaagtttttttttggtAAAAGTACAATAATTATTTGTGGATATATAAAAAGTTATGCATAGTGGATAATCATTCATTTAAAAATTGTCATGCTAAATTTGTtaagttttataataataattattttgataaaagaCATAATAACTATTATTTGTGATTTATGATGGAATGAACATGAAACTTGTTTACACTTGAATgtataatcactaaactcttaatttaaatatttaatttaactatttatatatataaaatatcaaattactCTTCATCCATCCTtgtctcatatttttttaatctaataattgtaaaaatacttttatcacattaaaaaaaggatattaaaaaaaaacttaatcatcctcttatttatatattcatatataaaaGCTTAaaccattttttgttttttaccaTTACATTAAACTTACACTTCTCTCCTtctaaatttttcttttacaagaTATTAAATAAACGAGTTTAATGGTTACGTGTAACAAATTCTCCATTCATCATAATCTTGTTAAATTGgtttctttatttataaaatgttttggATTTGATCACTGTTAACATCACTCTTATATATTCTTAATTTAatctatatattgttttgatcTAGGGAGGGACCAAACTATGAGTGTACCAACATGTACAGTAACAAAAttaacacacatatatatatatatatataaattacaaaatatgatattttattgGTCTGATAGAGActtagaagaaaaatataatttaaaaaaaaactttaagtataacgaaaactttataaaataaaaattagtaaaataaGATTTTTCAGGTATTatctatattataaattattctcatgtttaatcaaataaaaaattgtattaatacTGTGTGCTTTCATTATTTGAAAGTAAAGTTTGTAACATGAAGCATAGGAAAATCATTATATATGTTTTGGTTACAGTAACTGACAAAAAGGTTGGAAAGTAAACAACATTTATGTCCACACCAATGTATGGGGACATGTTGATGAGGTTCCTTTTGCTCTGCTGCCTCTGGGTGGTGGCAACCAACGACAACACCCTTTGCTTTTCCTTTAATTTCACTTTCTTCCCTTAATTCTTGCTCCATCTCTTAAGCTACTTCTGCCAGTATCTCCATCAAGTGTGGTATGGAGTGTGAACACATTCACCAACATTGTTGAAACTTCAAACCAACTCAAACAATCTACCAACAACTTTTCAATGATCTTATTACTATTACCAAACATTCTCAACACTccgagagagagagatttttaaaataaaataactataaagaGTCAGATATGTGAATCTGTACTGTACATTTCTATAAGCTTAGAATTGGTTCTTGGTTGAGTTGCTCTTCATTTAGGCCAAAaggttttgaatttttaaaagggTGAGTGTTTTTAACCAATGAGGACCAATTTCAAATAATCCAAACATAGAAACAGAAAGTTCGACAGAAGGGTAGCTTTCATGGCGTCAAACACTGATAAGGTTCAGGTTTTTGGAATCTGAGCTGTGGTTGGTAAGTCCTAGGCACTGTTCTTACTATTCTTGTTTCTCTGTCTCTTTTCTCAGCTCTAACATGTCCACCCGTGTTCATCTAGAAaacttttccttcttttctctttcatATGACATCCATCATTGcctttgaatttgaaaaatctGTCATCATCTCTCTCTATATTTTTTCTACTTTCTCTTTTTTGTGTTCCCACAAGTTACGTGGTTTGGTTTTAAGTTGCATGAACGTGTTTTTCATGACACCAGTGGTGAAATTCCAAATTCAAGGTAAAAGCGTACTTTGTGGCATTCTTCATCTTGGTAATAAAGTTAAGATCATTGCTGTTTTAGCTCTACAGGAATAAACAGTCTTAGTAGCAACGATAGTTCACTCCAACCATTTCAACTGTGTCAATCAATTTACAAATTGTAATCAGTTGCTGAATTTTATCAGAACCGTTTTTGTTGAAGGTCTTCAACCCCTGTGAAAGTGTGTGCTGAGAAGTGATTTGTGGTGAGTTCACTTTGAAATCCACACCTTTTGGAAGATGTTGTGTGCTTGTTCCGGAGAGCAATTCAAATTTGAAGAGGCACCACAGTCACCTGAGTCCTTGGCAACAAGGGATTTCTCTGCAAGTGGTCTTTCTTCAAGGACTGGGGATTGGGAATCCAAATTTGATGAGACGCAAGTCGATGAAGTTGAATCTACTTTAAAAGAAACTCTCTCATTAAACTATGAGGTATGATTCAGTGTTTCTTTCTTTGTGAAATTATTTTGCAAAATAGCATATtaattgtgaaaatattttctgCTAACATAAGACTACTGTTTGATTTTAACTTTCTCCTTTCTGGTGAATTTAAGGAAGCTCGGGCTTTGCTGGGGAGGCTTGAATTCCAAAGAGGGAACTTTGATGCTGCCCTTCTAGTTTTTGAAGGTATAGACATAAGGGCTTTGGCCCCAAGGATGATCAGGGCTATAGCTGAAAGAACCAAGCAAAGAAAACCACGGTCAAAGGTGGATAATGTGCTTCCTAATGTAATGTCAATGCATTCAGTAAGCCTGCTTCTAGAGGCAATTTTGCTTAAATCCAAATCCTTAGAAGAACTTGGAAGATACACCGGTATCACCACCTTCATATCTCTTTCAGATATCTTGCATATTCTTGTGTTTTGTTTGATTTAGCAAGCTCCTGCGAAGAGCACCCATTTTTACTTGTAGGATATTGTAAGTTTGGCTCTTATATGGCCAATCTTCATAAAGttgtgtttttattttggtCTGAGTATCCAACTTCACACGAGTGGTTTGTCAGTGAAGGGTGCCGATTCTAATTACTTTTGCTTTCTTATTTACCAGAGGCTGCAAAAGAGTGCAGAATTATTGTAGATACAGTTGAATCTGCTCTCCCTAAAGGAATGCCTGAGGGTATTGGTGAAGATTGTAAGTTGCAAGAAATGTTCTACAAAGCATTGGAGTTGCTTCCAAATCTATGGATCAAGGCAGGTTTTCTAGATGAAGCTGTCACTGCTTACCGGCGGGCTCTAATCAAGCCGTGGAATTTGGAGCCGTGGAGATTGGCCAGTGTACAAAAAGATTTGGCTACCACACTACTCTATGGTGGTGTTGAAGTAAACCTACCCTCTCAGTTGCAAGTGAATGGTCTAACTACACCTATGAGTGGCACTGAAGAAGCCATACTTTTGCTGTTAATACTCTCAGGAAAGATGGCACTTCAGGAAATAGACTGGGACCCTGAAATAATGGATCATCTTACATTTTCACTTTCAATAACTGGAATGTTTGAATCATTGGCAGATAACTTAGAGAAGATCCTTCCAGGTCTTTATGATAGGGCAGAGAGGTGGTATTTTCTTGCTCTTTGTTACAGTGCAGCGAGACAGAATGAAGTAGCCTTGAACCTTTTGAGGAAAGCTTGTGGCAGTTCTGAAGCCAAGCACAGACCCTATTTTCCTTCATTTTTGTTTGGTGCAAAGCTGTGTTCTCTATGTCCAAACCATGCTCATGAAGGCATTAAGTTTTCACAGGAAGTTATTGATCTAGCCAAGCATCAAAATGAGCATTTTCTGGGTGAGGGCCAAAAATTTCTGGGCACTTGCCAAGGGGCTGCTGCTAGAATATCTGTACTAGATTCTGAAAGAATTATATTTCAAAGACAGTCTTTGTCCTTTCTAAACGATGCTGTTGCTCTAAATGGAAATAATGATCCAGAAGTGATATTCAGCCTTGGATTGGAAACTGCAATCCAAAGAAATCTAAATGCAGCATATGACAATCTAATGATATACTCTGACATGATGGCTGGCAGCTCAAAAAGAGGTTGGCAGTTGTTAGCACTCATAGTATCAGCACAGCAGCGGTTTAAGGATGCGGAAACTATAGTTGATTTTGCTTTAGATGAGGCTTGTAGTATAGACCAGTTAGAACTACTGAGACTGAAAGCTATACTTCAAATTACTCAGCAGCAACCCAAGCAAGCAATAGAGACCTACAGAATCTTGCTAGCAGTAATTGAATCACAAAAGGACCATTGGCTTCAGGCTAAGGCATTCAGGCATGAGGTGTGTAGTATTGTTTAAGGGAACAACAGTATGACATCCATTGTATAGGCTTGTATTAGAATTAACTAAAGACGTGCTCTTGACTGTTGGAAGTTGCTCAGATATAAGATTTTATATTGAGACtagttaattatattaaaagcaTTAACCAACAGTTCCTTA from Phaseolus vulgaris cultivar G19833 chromosome 1, P. vulgaris v2.0, whole genome shotgun sequence carries:
- the LOC137816557 gene encoding protein NPGR1-like isoform X1, producing the protein MLCACSGEQFKFEEAPQSPESLATRDFSASGLSSRTGDWESKFDETQVDEVESTLKETLSLNYEEARALLGRLEFQRGNFDAALLVFEGIDIRALAPRMIRAIAERTKQRKPRSKVDNVLPNVMSMHSVSLLLEAILLKSKSLEELGRYTEAAKECRIIVDTVESALPKGMPEGIGEDCKLQEMFYKALELLPNLWIKAGFLDEAVTAYRRALIKPWNLEPWRLASVQKDLATTLLYGGVEVNLPSQLQVNGLTTPMSGTEEAILLLLILSGKMALQEIDWDPEIMDHLTFSLSITGMFESLADNLEKILPGLYDRAERWYFLALCYSAARQNEVALNLLRKACGSSEAKHRPYFPSFLFGAKLCSLCPNHAHEGIKFSQEVIDLAKHQNEHFLGEGQKFLGTCQGAAARISVLDSERIIFQRQSLSFLNDAVALNGNNDPEVIFSLGLETAIQRNLNAAYDNLMIYSDMMAGSSKRGWQLLALIVSAQQRFKDAETIVDFALDEACSIDQLELLRLKAILQITQQQPKQAIETYRILLAVIESQKDHWLQAKAFRHEALTQQKLEMEAWQDLATIYVDLCSFLDAKVCVDKAQLIDFFSPRSWHITGLLFESRTMHKEALASFSVSLSIEPDYIPSIISAAKLLLKLGMQPLPIARSFLMNALRLDPTNHDAWFNLGLVSKMEGSLQQAADCFQAAYELKLSAPVQKFE
- the LOC137816556 gene encoding uncharacterized protein — protein: MGKRNSQRKSAAMLDSDDDSSSVSSSSTSRTDHVSVSGNEEVLVDQDALLDQALDSLDEKRSSTRERALSVIVGAFSSNLQHQFVDKKFATLLHSCLASIKKGSKKASAEEIALASHAIGLLSLTIGCGDNRSREIFEETARPLDEFLTSKSNLTKIPSLLECLAIITFVGGNEEDTERSMDILWRVIHPRLGSNVVAVKPSAPLITAVVSAWSFLLSTMSELKLNSKNWQNSISYLSSLLDKEDRPVRIAAGEALAVIFENGIIEKFSTDSKGASEMIREGINLQESYTHLQGLKGKVINQVKNLSVEAGGKGSAKKDLNNQRNLFRDIVEFFEYGYSPEISVKIGGDSLQTSSWSQMIQLNFLKHFLGGGFIKHMQENVFLQDVFNFTPKRRYLNNNEHRMSSGEKRMFKSPNSVQNKTRTQLLNKQRLLSEGRNLGHYATSMVDDEAF
- the LOC137816557 gene encoding protein NPGR1-like isoform X2 — translated: MIRAIAERTKQRKPRSKVDNVLPNVMSMHSVSLLLEAILLKSKSLEELGRYTEAAKECRIIVDTVESALPKGMPEGIGEDCKLQEMFYKALELLPNLWIKAGFLDEAVTAYRRALIKPWNLEPWRLASVQKDLATTLLYGGVEVNLPSQLQVNGLTTPMSGTEEAILLLLILSGKMALQEIDWDPEIMDHLTFSLSITGMFESLADNLEKILPGLYDRAERWYFLALCYSAARQNEVALNLLRKACGSSEAKHRPYFPSFLFGAKLCSLCPNHAHEGIKFSQEVIDLAKHQNEHFLGEGQKFLGTCQGAAARISVLDSERIIFQRQSLSFLNDAVALNGNNDPEVIFSLGLETAIQRNLNAAYDNLMIYSDMMAGSSKRGWQLLALIVSAQQRFKDAETIVDFALDEACSIDQLELLRLKAILQITQQQPKQAIETYRILLAVIESQKDHWLQAKAFRHEALTQQKLEMEAWQDLATIYVDLCSFLDAKVCVDKAQLIDFFSPRSWHITGLLFESRTMHKEALASFSVSLSIEPDYIPSIISAAKLLLKLGMQPLPIARSFLMNALRLDPTNHDAWFNLGLVSKMEGSLQQAADCFQAAYELKLSAPVQKFE